One genomic region from Melioribacteraceae bacterium encodes:
- a CDS encoding TIGR03545 family protein: MRKNFIYFLLVPLLLILLAGYLFLDKWIESEIEDAGETIFGARVEIDDLSLNFFPPGVEWTKIEVANPYNPWTNLFETGNVKFAMDFNQLLRKKYVIETVEVYGLEIGTKREASGELPENERKKSTLLTAEQTFRKSAENFINQIKETTPIFDIAELKGNFNPDSLIRILDIQTVAKLDSIRKQTLKISGHWQGTLSEFEEGKNKISEIEQKIKSIDPAQLNNVQNITNAILIADNSIKSISDLKNTFEKRYQSINGDISMLVASVDSVDDYVKRDYQNLKNMARLPSINTPSIAQLLVGNEMYKRVQSYLGYADVARLSIKKYQPEPEFQKTPRFEGQNIKFPSPDSYPDFWIKQIIVKGGKKGSGLFSGSGTVKNISDNQQITGLPTTVNLEGFLTNHRSINITGRIDRRKEIPYDEYSATLNGVPTGQFSLGKSDFLPTNVKDALLDSKINISLPGNTFDISAGFKLSGFTLQFDTEPKNIFESIVRQVLERVKDFNVNIRMWNTGKSVDAALATDLDDQIAKRLKEVVGEELIKLQNQLKARFDSFIAGKRGEFEKFYNAKISEVNEQIDLYRQIINSQMGIVEAKKKELSERLEKAKSGLIENKLKELLKKQ; encoded by the coding sequence ATGAGAAAAAATTTTATTTACTTCTTATTAGTACCTCTCCTTCTCATTCTGCTCGCCGGTTATCTGTTCCTCGATAAATGGATTGAGTCGGAAATTGAAGATGCCGGAGAAACTATTTTCGGCGCCAGAGTTGAGATTGACGACTTGTCACTGAATTTTTTTCCCCCCGGGGTTGAGTGGACAAAGATTGAGGTTGCCAATCCTTACAATCCTTGGACAAACCTGTTCGAAACCGGAAATGTTAAGTTCGCAATGGATTTTAATCAGCTGTTAAGAAAAAAATACGTAATAGAAACAGTTGAAGTGTACGGTCTCGAAATAGGAACGAAAAGGGAAGCCAGCGGTGAACTGCCGGAGAACGAAAGGAAAAAGTCGACTCTTTTAACAGCCGAACAGACTTTCAGGAAGAGCGCTGAGAACTTCATCAATCAGATCAAAGAAACTACACCCATTTTCGACATTGCTGAATTAAAGGGCAATTTCAATCCCGATAGCCTGATAAGAATTCTAGATATCCAGACCGTAGCAAAACTAGATTCAATCCGTAAACAGACGTTAAAAATTTCCGGACATTGGCAGGGAACTCTATCGGAATTTGAAGAAGGAAAGAACAAGATTTCTGAAATTGAACAGAAAATAAAATCGATTGATCCGGCACAGCTTAACAATGTTCAGAATATAACTAATGCTATTCTGATAGCCGACAATTCAATTAAATCTATCAGCGATTTGAAAAACACTTTTGAAAAGAGATACCAGTCGATAAACGGCGATATAAGTATGCTTGTTGCATCGGTAGATTCGGTTGACGATTATGTAAAAAGGGATTATCAGAATCTTAAGAATATGGCGCGGCTGCCAAGCATAAACACACCTAGCATTGCGCAGCTCCTCGTCGGCAATGAAATGTATAAGAGAGTTCAAAGCTATCTCGGATATGCCGATGTTGCGCGTTTGAGTATAAAGAAGTATCAGCCCGAACCAGAATTCCAGAAAACTCCAAGATTCGAAGGGCAGAATATTAAATTCCCTTCTCCGGATTCCTATCCTGATTTCTGGATTAAACAGATAATTGTTAAGGGGGGTAAAAAAGGAAGCGGACTATTTTCCGGAAGCGGAACTGTAAAAAATATTTCTGATAATCAGCAGATTACCGGACTTCCAACAACCGTTAACCTTGAAGGATTTCTTACAAATCATAGATCTATTAATATCACCGGCCGTATAGACCGCCGCAAAGAAATTCCGTACGATGAATATTCTGCAACTCTTAACGGTGTGCCGACCGGGCAGTTCAGTCTGGGCAAGAGCGACTTTCTTCCTACAAATGTAAAGGACGCGCTACTGGATTCTAAAATCAACATATCACTTCCAGGAAATACATTTGACATAAGCGCCGGGTTTAAGCTCTCGGGCTTCACACTTCAGTTTGATACAGAACCTAAAAATATTTTTGAGAGTATTGTCCGACAGGTCCTCGAACGGGTAAAAGATTTTAACGTAAATATAAGAATGTGGAACACGGGAAAATCTGTTGATGCCGCACTTGCGACCGACCTCGACGACCAGATAGCAAAGCGCCTGAAAGAAGTTGTTGGCGAGGAATTGATAAAGCTACAAAACCAGCTTAAGGCACGGTTCGATTCTTTTATAGCCGGGAAGCGCGGTGAATTTGAAAAATTCTACAATGCTAAGATTTCCGAAGTGAATGAACAGATCGATCTGTACCGTCAGATTATCAACAGTCAGATGGGGATTGTTGAAGCAAAGAAGAAAGAATTATCAGAGCGCCTGGAAAAAGCAAAATCGGGATTAATTGAGAACAAATTGAAAGAGCTTCTTAAGAAACAGTAA
- the hflX gene encoding GTPase HflX, whose protein sequence is MKPTIIELKNRPKERAVLIALSTGNFSRNQAEEHLEELELLTDTAGAETVFKILQERNNPDPAFFIGKGKAEEIAQLIELNNIQLAIFDDDLNPTQVRNLEKLFERKVLDRSGLILDIFASHAKTREAKTQVELAQLQYMLPRLTRAWTHLSKQYGGIGTKGPGETQIETDRRMIRTRISKLKENLKKIEAQQITKSASRKNLINATLVGYTNAGKSTLLNRLTNAGVLAEDKLFATLDSTTRVFEVEKNKKILLSDTVGFIRKLPHNLVASFKSTLNVVKDADLILHVIDASHEFYEDHIRVVEETLKELKSENKPQLKIFNKIDLFNERHKLELLSAHYPGSLFISAERGIGIGKLTESLISLYEKNFVTHKIKINQQDSAIISRIYNLAEVINAEYDEEYVLINYRAGAENHNIIKKLIENKKGVRNEK, encoded by the coding sequence ATGAAACCTACTATAATCGAATTAAAGAACCGTCCGAAAGAAAGAGCGGTGCTTATTGCTCTTTCAACAGGAAATTTTTCAAGAAATCAGGCAGAGGAACATCTTGAAGAGCTTGAACTTCTAACCGATACTGCCGGCGCCGAAACAGTATTTAAAATATTGCAGGAGAGGAACAATCCTGATCCGGCATTTTTTATTGGCAAAGGCAAAGCTGAAGAGATTGCGCAGCTTATTGAATTGAACAATATTCAGCTTGCCATTTTTGATGATGATCTCAATCCGACACAGGTGCGTAACCTCGAAAAACTGTTCGAGCGTAAAGTACTAGACCGGAGCGGATTAATACTTGATATATTTGCATCCCATGCAAAGACACGCGAAGCCAAGACTCAGGTTGAACTTGCCCAGCTTCAGTACATGCTTCCACGGCTTACAAGAGCATGGACCCACCTTTCCAAACAATACGGCGGTATCGGAACTAAAGGCCCCGGCGAAACCCAGATTGAAACCGACAGGCGGATGATTAGAACACGAATTAGCAAACTGAAAGAGAATCTTAAAAAGATAGAAGCACAGCAGATAACCAAGAGCGCGTCCCGTAAAAATCTTATTAATGCCACCCTTGTAGGATATACCAATGCAGGAAAGTCCACTCTGCTAAATCGGCTGACAAACGCCGGGGTTCTAGCTGAGGATAAACTTTTTGCGACACTGGATTCTACAACAAGAGTTTTTGAGGTGGAGAAGAATAAAAAAATTCTTCTCAGCGATACCGTCGGATTCATAAGAAAGCTGCCGCATAACCTGGTGGCTTCATTTAAAAGCACATTAAATGTGGTAAAAGATGCGGATCTGATCCTGCACGTAATAGATGCATCGCATGAATTTTACGAGGATCATATTAGAGTAGTGGAAGAAACTCTTAAGGAGCTTAAGAGCGAAAACAAACCGCAGCTTAAGATCTTTAACAAAATAGATTTATTTAATGAGAGGCATAAGCTTGAATTATTGTCCGCCCATTACCCGGGCTCGCTCTTTATATCAGCAGAAAGGGGCATCGGGATCGGGAAACTCACAGAATCGTTAATAAGCTTATATGAAAAGAACTTTGTAACGCATAAAATAAAAATCAATCAGCAGGATTCGGCAATTATTTCGCGGATTTATAATCTTGCGGAAGTTATTAATGCCGAATATGACGAAGAATATGTTTTGATAAATTATCGTGCGGGTGCCGAAAATCATAACATTATCAAGAAATTAATAGAAAACAAAAAAGGAGTTCGAAATGAAAAGTAA
- a CDS encoding BatA and WFA domain-containing protein yields the protein MTFLNPAILFGLIAASIPILLHFMNLRKLKKIEFSTLNFLKELQKTKVRRIKLKQWLLLLLRVLIIVFIVLGFARPAATGIGSGSSAAATSAVFIVDNTFSMSVVFNEGSYFNKVKQAALKLVNGFQIGDEITVIPFVSDQDLTVTPKTNLELIKSEIEAVRILNTRGTLNEVLIKAGRILYDSHNINKEIYIFTDLQKGSIFSNENEISYLPQLLNGSRIFLIDMGNRSLNNSGVDKIKSGNQIFEKGKKVGFYSTITNYSGERVSQVASLLINGKRSAQQSVSLIPRESKEFYFETTLSDTGVISVSVEIEDDDINGDNQRFLNFYIPDKIKLLILYKDIEDTRFVKLALSSQSSSSLKLTEAGVGNLSAYQLKNFDAVIIVGSVDGEPVKLLNDYLNDGGGILFFPGSGESLSSIQSFFKKLNIPIPEYFMGKLNSAEIINQFDRVDLNHPLFTDLFEESGNTRIESPDIYYYLKTNPGGISIISMFDRSSFLCEYNSGNGKILVYNISPVLSWSNFPIKSLFPTLINKSIMYLSSGSKGEHQILAGDELPVNIRGASFNQIKVIKPDGLIEYINTDSLSGKNYFRYLKTNLIGIYRFYSGNKLLDHFAVNHDPMESISEYSSLSDLNDFLRKTGYEFEATSLNSKGDIIEQVNSERFGDELWQYFIIAALLLALLEMFVARSAKKEMGALN from the coding sequence ATGACATTTTTAAATCCAGCTATTTTATTCGGGTTAATTGCAGCATCAATTCCAATTCTTCTTCACTTCATGAATCTTCGGAAGTTAAAAAAAATTGAATTCAGCACTTTAAATTTTTTAAAAGAACTTCAGAAGACAAAAGTCAGGAGAATTAAACTGAAACAATGGCTTCTTCTGCTGCTGCGCGTTTTAATAATTGTATTTATTGTACTTGGATTCGCAAGACCTGCGGCCACAGGAATTGGATCGGGATCTTCCGCCGCTGCAACTTCGGCGGTCTTTATAGTTGATAATACATTCAGTATGTCGGTGGTTTTTAACGAGGGCTCTTATTTTAACAAGGTTAAACAGGCGGCTTTAAAATTAGTTAACGGTTTTCAGATTGGTGACGAGATTACAGTAATACCGTTCGTATCGGATCAGGATCTGACCGTTACACCAAAGACCAATCTTGAACTGATAAAAAGTGAGATTGAAGCGGTAAGAATCCTGAATACACGCGGCACGTTGAATGAAGTATTAATAAAAGCCGGCAGAATCCTGTACGATTCGCATAATATCAACAAAGAAATTTACATTTTCACGGATCTGCAGAAGGGATCTATCTTCAGTAATGAAAACGAAATATCTTATCTTCCTCAGCTTCTTAACGGCTCACGGATTTTTTTAATTGATATGGGAAATAGATCCTTAAACAATTCGGGTGTTGACAAAATAAAATCCGGCAATCAAATTTTTGAGAAGGGCAAAAAGGTCGGGTTCTATTCAACCATTACAAATTATTCCGGCGAGAGAGTAAGCCAGGTTGCCTCCCTGTTAATCAACGGAAAGAGAAGCGCACAGCAGAGTGTCTCTCTAATCCCTCGAGAATCCAAAGAATTCTATTTCGAAACGACATTATCGGACACGGGAGTAATTTCGGTATCCGTAGAAATTGAAGACGACGATATTAACGGTGACAACCAGCGATTTCTTAATTTCTATATTCCGGATAAAATTAAGCTTCTTATACTATACAAAGATATTGAGGATACCCGTTTTGTTAAGCTTGCGTTATCAAGTCAATCTTCTTCATCTTTAAAGTTAACGGAAGCGGGAGTCGGAAATTTATCCGCATATCAGCTAAAAAATTTCGACGCTGTTATTATTGTCGGATCGGTTGACGGGGAACCGGTAAAATTGCTTAACGATTATCTGAATGACGGAGGAGGAATACTTTTTTTTCCCGGCAGCGGAGAAAGTCTTTCGTCAATTCAATCCTTTTTCAAAAAGTTAAACATTCCCATTCCCGAATATTTTATGGGCAAGTTAAACTCAGCGGAAATAATCAATCAGTTCGACCGGGTCGATTTGAATCATCCCCTTTTTACAGATCTCTTCGAAGAATCAGGCAATACCAGAATCGAATCCCCCGATATTTATTATTACTTAAAAACAAATCCCGGCGGCATCAGTATAATCTCGATGTTCGACAGATCGTCATTTCTTTGCGAATATAATTCCGGCAACGGAAAAATTCTTGTCTATAATATCTCTCCCGTCCTGAGTTGGAGTAACTTTCCGATAAAATCACTCTTCCCAACACTTATTAATAAATCGATTATGTACCTTTCCTCCGGTTCCAAAGGTGAACATCAGATTCTTGCAGGCGATGAACTCCCTGTAAATATCAGGGGCGCTTCTTTTAATCAGATAAAGGTTATAAAGCCCGACGGATTAATTGAATATATCAATACCGATTCTCTTTCTGGAAAAAACTATTTCCGGTATTTGAAGACAAATCTAATCGGGATTTACAGATTCTATTCCGGCAACAAACTGCTTGATCACTTTGCGGTAAATCATGACCCGATGGAATCCATTTCTGAATATTCTTCTCTATCGGATCTTAATGATTTTCTTAGAAAGACAGGATATGAATTCGAAGCAACATCGCTGAACAGTAAAGGTGATATAATTGAACAGGTAAACAGTGAGAGATTCGGTGACGAATTGTGGCAATATTTTATAATAGCCGCCCTGTTACTAGCACTTCTCGAAATGTTTGTAGCAAGAAGTGCGAAAAAAGAAATGGGAGCACTGAATTAA
- the hutH gene encoding histidine ammonia-lyase has translation MKLIIDGKSLSLEKIEFFLNENPIVELSPGSRVKVQKARKLIDEWIESSKTIYGVTTGFGGFSSVRIPKKDIEQLQENLIVSHTAGVGENLPPFIVKLMMLLRANALASGYSGIRLETLQLLIDMMNNNIIPVIPSQGSVGASGDLAPLSHLVLAMIGKGKVQLIGNVANTESVNTKIVSAKSALKKSGLNPVRLMAKEGLALINGTQMMAAFGAFICIEAKKLTRLADIAGALSHEALRSTDRAFDKRVHSLRPYPGQLASARNILELIKKSEIRASHLQDDPRVQDSYSIRCIPQVHGASRDAIEYICSRIEIEINSVNDNPIIFPEDKDYISGGNFHGQPLALPLDFMAIALSELADISERRIDRLTNGTSEKLPKFLAKEGGLNSGYMIAQYTAAALVSENKVLSHPASVDSIPTSAGKEDLNSMGSISARKCFQILRNVQTVIAIEMLLACQGIDFLKPLKCGIGTGAAYDTIRKEIPTLERDRILKNDLDRIIDLLKSGRIQKSVEKVVDLK, from the coding sequence ATGAAACTGATAATTGACGGGAAATCGCTATCCTTGGAAAAAATAGAATTCTTTCTTAATGAAAATCCGATAGTTGAATTATCTCCCGGATCCAGGGTGAAAGTACAAAAGGCACGAAAGCTTATTGATGAATGGATTGAGAGCAGCAAAACAATTTACGGCGTTACAACAGGCTTCGGAGGATTCTCAAGCGTCCGCATCCCAAAGAAAGATATTGAACAGCTTCAGGAAAATCTGATCGTAAGTCACACTGCCGGTGTCGGCGAAAATCTTCCGCCGTTCATTGTAAAACTTATGATGCTTTTACGTGCAAACGCACTTGCAAGCGGTTACTCGGGGATTCGGCTCGAAACACTCCAGCTGCTTATCGATATGATGAATAACAATATCATTCCGGTAATCCCATCTCAGGGATCGGTTGGCGCAAGCGGTGATCTCGCACCGTTGTCTCATCTTGTTCTGGCAATGATCGGTAAAGGAAAGGTACAGTTGATTGGTAATGTTGCCAATACGGAATCTGTCAACACAAAAATAGTATCTGCAAAATCCGCTTTAAAAAAATCCGGACTTAATCCGGTACGCCTTATGGCCAAGGAAGGTCTGGCTCTCATCAACGGCACTCAGATGATGGCCGCATTCGGCGCATTCATCTGCATTGAAGCAAAAAAATTAACCAGGCTTGCAGATATTGCGGGGGCTTTGTCGCATGAAGCTTTGCGTTCCACAGACCGTGCATTCGATAAACGTGTACATTCTCTAAGGCCCTATCCGGGTCAATTAGCATCTGCACGCAATATTCTTGAACTGATTAAAAAGAGTGAGATCCGCGCTTCTCACTTACAGGACGATCCGCGTGTACAGGACTCCTACTCCATACGCTGTATTCCGCAGGTTCACGGTGCATCCAGGGATGCAATAGAATACATCTGTTCACGTATTGAAATTGAAATCAATTCGGTTAACGATAATCCGATTATTTTCCCTGAGGATAAGGATTACATAAGCGGAGGAAACTTCCACGGGCAGCCGCTGGCTCTCCCGCTGGATTTTATGGCTATCGCACTTTCAGAGCTTGCGGATATCTCTGAAAGAAGAATTGACCGGCTTACAAACGGCACATCCGAAAAACTGCCGAAGTTTCTTGCGAAGGAAGGGGGACTTAATTCCGGTTACATGATTGCGCAATATACTGCCGCGGCGCTTGTATCGGAGAACAAAGTATTATCGCATCCAGCCAGCGTAGATTCAATTCCAACATCAGCCGGAAAGGAGGATCTCAATTCGATGGGATCTATCTCTGCCCGGAAATGTTTTCAGATTCTTAGAAATGTTCAAACCGTGATCGCTATTGAAATGCTTCTAGCGTGTCAGGGAATCGATTTCTTAAAACCGTTGAAGTGCGGTATTGGAACAGGAGCAGCATATGACACAATAAGAAAAGAGATTCCGACACTTGAGAGGGATAGAATTTTAAAAAACGATCTTGACAGAATTATAGATTTATTAAAAAGCGGAAGGATTCAGAAAAGTGTTGAAAAGGTTGTTGATTTGAAATAA
- a CDS encoding H-type lectin domain-containing protein has translation MKSKLLFLLLGLVFSFSSTITAQVQGGTFFVDKSTKNFNLNANEGKRETVIEINFEKPYQEKPTVLVSLSLIDLQGDKFEVEANSKVNQTLESRGLKIAVEATGVSRDGFVLKVVVWGNTKVNAAGGTWIAFK, from the coding sequence ATGAAAAGTAAATTATTATTTCTTTTATTAGGTCTTGTCTTCTCATTTTCAAGCACCATAACAGCACAGGTTCAGGGCGGTACTTTCTTTGTTGATAAGTCTACAAAGAATTTTAACCTGAATGCAAACGAAGGTAAACGCGAAACGGTAATTGAAATCAATTTTGAAAAACCCTACCAGGAAAAACCGACTGTTCTGGTTTCGTTAAGTCTCATCGATTTACAGGGAGATAAATTCGAAGTTGAAGCTAATTCAAAGGTAAATCAGACTCTTGAATCCCGGGGATTAAAAATTGCTGTTGAGGCAACGGGAGTATCTCGAGACGGATTTGTTTTGAAAGTAGTGGTATGGGGAAACACAAAAGTAAATGCTGCCGGTGGAACCTGGATAGCATTTAAATAA
- a CDS encoding rhodanese-related sulfurtransferase, with protein MNDYRVLLFYKYVDFPNPEKFMEDHIVFCKANDILGRVWISSEGINATVSGTLENIEKYKSEIRRYIEFSDIWFKDDGADGHAFRKIHVRIKKEIVNASFGKVDLSKTGKRLKPDQLNRFYEEGKDFVIVDARNNYESNIGRFKNAITPDMETFRDWPSITEKLADYRDKTVVTYCTGGIRCEKASAYLVENGFKDVYQMDGGIWNYINQFPDKYWEGSVFVFDERRIVSPNTIEEIKHIGSCYYCGKPSSYYINCHNQNCDKMLITCQDCKVENDYCCSDECRKSDNRRNKVHG; from the coding sequence ATGAATGATTATAGGGTATTACTTTTTTATAAATATGTTGACTTCCCGAATCCGGAAAAGTTTATGGAAGATCATATAGTTTTCTGTAAGGCAAATGATATTCTGGGAAGAGTCTGGATTTCCAGCGAAGGGATTAATGCAACTGTATCCGGCACGCTGGAAAATATCGAAAAGTATAAATCGGAAATCAGAAGATACATAGAGTTCTCAGATATCTGGTTTAAAGATGATGGAGCCGACGGCCACGCTTTCCGGAAAATTCACGTGAGGATTAAGAAGGAAATTGTGAACGCCAGTTTCGGTAAAGTAGATCTTTCAAAAACGGGGAAGAGACTGAAACCCGATCAGTTAAATCGTTTTTATGAAGAAGGAAAGGACTTCGTTATTGTAGATGCAAGAAATAACTACGAGAGTAATATCGGTAGATTCAAGAACGCGATCACTCCTGATATGGAGACATTCCGCGACTGGCCTTCTATAACCGAGAAGCTGGCCGATTACAGGGATAAGACAGTTGTTACATATTGTACGGGCGGAATCAGGTGCGAAAAAGCTTCTGCTTATCTGGTAGAAAATGGATTTAAAGATGTTTATCAGATGGACGGAGGAATCTGGAATTATATCAATCAGTTTCCGGATAAGTACTGGGAAGGTTCTGTTTTTGTTTTTGATGAAAGAAGAATTGTATCACCCAATACAATTGAGGAGATTAAACACATCGGCAGCTGCTATTACTGCGGAAAGCCCTCATCATATTATATTAATTGCCATAATCAGAATTGCGATAAGATGCTAATTACCTGCCAGGATTGTAAGGTTGAAAATGATTATTGCTGTTCGGATGAATGCAGGAAATCTGACAATAGAAGAAATAAAGTGCACGGATAG
- a CDS encoding SpoIID/LytB domain-containing protein, with product MTEPNIDIGILSGRQINFELYGDFTLTESEKRYSGRYSAKLEGGKISILQENKEVYSSNEIVFSPNDIETESFLLRDVTIGKQFHWEKKENQRFRGRLKLIKEKNNVTGINIIPIEEYLISVISSEMSPNSSLELLKAHAIVSRGWLLAQLDKKKQSKKKKSVNEILTDSEITRWYDREDHSHFDLCADDHCQRYQGVTKIINDNALNAIEATRGLVLVYDNKICDTRYSKCCGGMTESFENVWEPVKHHYLSPVVDYKFEIDGIDYDLTNNMLAEKWIKNNPHAYCNTNDPRILSQIMVDFDRPTNNFFRWTVEYIQEDLAEIIRSKSGIDFGNIIDLTPLQRGYSGRITRLQISGDKKELIIGKELEIRRVLSKSHLYSSAFYVTRHDLNGKVPGKFVLHGAGWGHGVGLCQIGAAVMGEKGYGFDEILIHYFNGAKIQKIYS from the coding sequence ATGACTGAACCAAATATCGATATCGGAATTTTATCCGGCCGGCAGATCAATTTTGAATTGTACGGCGATTTCACTTTAACGGAATCGGAAAAACGCTATAGCGGCCGCTATTCTGCAAAACTTGAAGGTGGAAAAATCTCAATTCTCCAGGAGAACAAGGAAGTTTATTCGTCAAATGAAATTGTCTTTTCGCCTAACGATATTGAGACCGAATCGTTTTTATTAAGAGATGTTACTATCGGGAAGCAGTTTCACTGGGAGAAGAAAGAAAACCAGAGATTCCGCGGCAGGTTAAAACTGATTAAAGAAAAAAATAATGTAACCGGAATAAATATAATTCCGATCGAAGAATACCTGATAAGCGTAATTTCCTCGGAAATGAGTCCGAACAGTTCTCTTGAATTGTTAAAAGCTCACGCTATAGTATCGCGAGGATGGCTCCTTGCCCAACTCGATAAAAAGAAACAGAGCAAAAAGAAAAAATCCGTGAATGAGATTCTTACAGATTCGGAAATAACGAGATGGTACGACCGCGAGGATCATTCCCATTTCGATCTTTGTGCAGACGACCACTGCCAGAGATACCAGGGTGTCACAAAAATTATAAACGATAATGCACTCAACGCTATCGAAGCCACGCGCGGACTTGTTCTTGTTTACGATAATAAAATATGCGACACCCGTTATTCAAAGTGCTGCGGAGGTATGACAGAATCTTTTGAAAATGTCTGGGAACCGGTTAAGCATCATTACCTCTCTCCAGTTGTCGATTATAAATTTGAGATCGACGGGATCGATTACGACCTTACCAACAACATGCTTGCCGAGAAGTGGATAAAAAATAATCCGCATGCCTACTGCAATACAAACGATCCAAGAATTCTATCTCAGATCATGGTCGATTTCGACAGGCCTACAAATAATTTTTTTAGATGGACGGTTGAATACATACAGGAAGACCTTGCGGAAATTATCCGTTCCAAAAGCGGTATTGATTTCGGAAACATTATTGATCTTACGCCATTGCAGCGCGGTTACTCCGGAAGGATTACACGCCTGCAGATCTCAGGCGATAAAAAAGAACTGATAATAGGCAAAGAACTCGAAATACGAAGAGTTCTTTCAAAATCTCATCTTTACAGTTCCGCGTTTTACGTTACCAGGCATGATCTGAATGGGAAGGTTCCCGGTAAGTTCGTACTTCATGGCGCCGGGTGGGGACACGGAGTAGGGCTCTGCCAGATTGGAGCCGCGGTAATGGGTGAAAAAGGATACGGCTTCGACGAGATACTGATTCATTATTTCAACGGTGCAAAAATTCAAAAGATTTATTCATGA
- a CDS encoding glycosyltransferase family 4 protein yields MKVLLTCLSRSWGGLEMYTIQTARQLTMNGIQADILCYPGSRVYQEAVNEKITVYTSAFKNYFNPVEQIKISRLLKRNRYDVIHSQASKDLWLIVPALKLASLKIPLLLTKQMGSYIIKKDFLHSWIYKRLDFALAISRVIAKNLVDTTPLTAEKIILLHNSIDTEIFNPETVDKNSVRSEFKIGYNEILIGMMARFSPGKGHEEFIHAAELLLQKHNNIRFMIIGEPSKGEDKYAADIKMLASAKGLLDRIIFTGYRKDTPNVLAALDIFVFPSHAEAFGIALAEALSMGKPSVCSNSDGVLDIAVDGETSLLFEKMNWKDLAVKIERLIIDDGLRLRFGIAARKRAVAHFDIKVFTKKLIDIYNSLVK; encoded by the coding sequence ATGAAAGTTCTTCTTACATGTCTTTCCCGAAGCTGGGGCGGTCTGGAAATGTATACGATTCAGACAGCGCGGCAATTAACAATGAACGGAATTCAGGCCGATATTCTTTGTTACCCGGGTTCCCGGGTTTATCAGGAAGCGGTTAACGAAAAGATAACCGTCTATACATCTGCATTTAAAAATTATTTTAATCCTGTAGAGCAGATTAAAATTTCGAGACTGTTAAAAAGAAACAGATATGATGTTATTCACAGCCAGGCATCAAAGGATCTCTGGTTAATTGTACCTGCGTTGAAACTTGCTTCATTAAAAATCCCGCTTTTGCTTACCAAGCAGATGGGATCATATATAATTAAAAAAGATTTCCTGCACAGTTGGATTTATAAACGTCTCGATTTCGCTCTTGCCATCAGCAGGGTTATTGCAAAAAACCTGGTTGATACAACCCCGTTAACAGCCGAAAAAATAATTCTCCTTCACAATTCAATCGATACAGAAATTTTTAATCCGGAAACAGTCGATAAAAATTCTGTCCGTAGCGAATTCAAAATTGGCTATAATGAAATACTGATTGGAATGATGGCAAGGTTCAGCCCGGGTAAAGGTCATGAAGAATTTATCCATGCCGCAGAATTACTATTGCAAAAGCATAATAATATAAGATTCATGATAATCGGTGAACCAAGTAAGGGCGAGGATAAATATGCTGCGGATATAAAAATGCTAGCATCAGCAAAAGGTCTGCTTGACAGGATAATATTTACAGGATACCGAAAAGATACTCCAAATGTGCTGGCCGCACTGGATATTTTTGTGTTCCCGTCGCACGCCGAGGCATTCGGAATCGCACTTGCCGAGGCGCTAAGCATGGGGAAACCATCCGTCTGCTCCAATTCCGACGGTGTACTCGATATAGCGGTGGACGGGGAAACCTCCCTCCTCTTTGAAAAAATGAATTGGAAGGATTTAGCCGTTAAAATAGAACGGCTGATAATTGATGACGGTTTGCGATTAAGGTTTGGAATTGCCGCACGAAAAAGAGCTGTCGCGCATTTCGACATAAAGGTTTTTACAAAAAAGCTGATTGATATTTACAACTCCTTAGTAAAATAA